In one Anoxybacillus amylolyticus genomic region, the following are encoded:
- a CDS encoding acetoin utilization AcuB family protein, whose protein sequence is MIVEQIMKTNVATLQPHQTIAEAIQLLKQHRIRHLPIVDEEQHVVGIVTDRDIRDVSPSIFDACEHLEDFEKPVHTIMKTDVITGHPLDFVEEVAALFYENRISCLPITKDRKLVGIITETDLLYTLVQLTGAHQPGSQIEVKVPNLSGILSEVTAVFAKRNVNIASVLVYPDKDERYKILVFRIQTMNPIQVIGDLKSAGYTVLWPNLPGVSS, encoded by the coding sequence ATGATTGTCGAGCAAATCATGAAAACAAACGTGGCAACACTTCAGCCACATCAGACAATTGCCGAAGCGATACAGCTATTAAAGCAGCACCGAATCCGCCATCTTCCGATCGTCGACGAAGAGCAACACGTCGTCGGCATTGTGACAGACCGCGATATTCGCGATGTCAGTCCATCGATTTTTGATGCATGTGAACATTTAGAGGATTTTGAAAAACCAGTTCATACGATTATGAAAACGGATGTGATTACCGGTCATCCACTCGATTTCGTCGAAGAAGTTGCCGCTTTATTTTACGAAAATCGCATTAGCTGTTTGCCGATTACGAAAGACAGAAAGCTCGTCGGCATTATTACAGAAACGGACTTATTATATACGCTTGTGCAACTAACAGGAGCACACCAACCTGGCTCACAAATCGAAGTGAAAGTGCCGAATTTGAGCGGCATATTAAGCGAAGTAACGGCCGTTTTTGCGAAGCGAAATGTGAATATTGCTAGCGTCCTTGTCTACCCTGATAAAGATGAACGCTATAAAATTCTCGTATTCCGCATTCAAACGATGAATCCTATTCAAGTAATCGGCGATTTAAAAAGCGCGGGGTATACCGTATTATGGCCGAACTTGCCGGGGGTTTCATCATGA